A single genomic interval of Brevibacillus brevis harbors:
- a CDS encoding AAA family ATPase produces the protein MNKDMKILVVADYDSVKDMLRDILTPYEQVRYTTSIEVKKEIDRIGPDVVLLVQPEDGAGVELVQYIQGELPEGILIYLTEKQDFVLLRDVVRAGAVEYIVMPDELNLLSDRLDKISDLSQIKQRKKGTDASGKAFVRGRGKVYSFYSGKGGSGRTQLATGFAQALKLESTASVLLIDLNLQYGGIETFLSFDNNRTLGDLMPVMDEINEFHIRNVAQRENHSKLEVLVSPRDAETAENMSEAFVTRLIRASRRSYDFVIIDLPTHMNELTFAALSESDMIYYVMNLDTPSVQIYRLVEDLFRRLRIDTAGRLEVVVNQVGRDNELNVSDLKGLFTAPITAEISRDHQGVQAAVNQGRPLQKEANEKKLSPAAKDIRKWVLKKLS, from the coding sequence ATGAACAAAGATATGAAGATTCTCGTCGTTGCGGATTACGACTCTGTAAAAGACATGCTGAGGGACATTTTGACCCCGTATGAGCAAGTGCGCTACACGACTTCCATCGAAGTGAAAAAAGAAATTGACCGGATTGGACCCGATGTCGTTTTGCTTGTGCAGCCAGAAGACGGAGCGGGAGTAGAGTTGGTGCAGTACATACAAGGCGAGCTCCCGGAGGGCATCCTCATTTATCTCACGGAAAAACAGGACTTTGTCCTGCTGCGAGATGTCGTTCGCGCGGGTGCGGTGGAATACATCGTGATGCCTGATGAGCTCAACCTGTTATCCGATCGTCTCGACAAAATATCAGATTTATCCCAGATCAAACAGAGAAAAAAGGGCACAGATGCATCCGGCAAAGCTTTCGTTCGAGGGCGGGGAAAGGTGTACTCCTTTTACAGCGGAAAAGGGGGAAGCGGACGAACCCAACTAGCAACGGGCTTTGCACAAGCGTTGAAGCTGGAATCTACGGCCAGTGTGCTGCTCATCGATCTCAATCTTCAATACGGTGGAATCGAAACCTTCTTGTCCTTTGACAACAACCGTACATTGGGCGATCTCATGCCGGTTATGGACGAAATCAACGAATTTCATATTCGCAACGTAGCTCAGAGGGAGAACCATTCCAAGCTGGAGGTGCTCGTCAGCCCGCGTGATGCCGAGACGGCGGAGAATATGTCCGAGGCATTTGTCACCAGGTTGATCCGCGCTAGCCGCCGCAGCTATGACTTTGTCATTATCGACCTGCCAACACACATGAACGAGCTTACCTTTGCCGCTTTGTCAGAGTCGGACATGATTTATTACGTGATGAATCTGGACACACCGTCCGTTCAAATTTACCGACTCGTGGAAGACTTGTTCCGACGTCTGCGAATTGATACCGCAGGCAGGCTCGAAGTGGTCGTCAATCAGGTGGGAAGGGATAACGAACTGAATGTGTCTGATTTGAAAGGATTATTCACCGCACCGATTACCGCTGAAATCAGTAGAGATCATCAAGGAGTGCAAGCGGCTGTCAATCAAGGCCGACCGTTGCAAAAGGAAGCGAATGAGAAGAAGCTCTCTCCGGCTGCGAAAGACATCCGAAAATGGGTACTCAAAAAACTGTCATAA
- a CDS encoding type II secretion system F family protein → MTMPILFSLAVLFGIWGIYEYLGYRAKKTEWKKKAEEWFEVKGKRKSVVIVWGDKFDQTPYAKEIQKKLIKANFPLAPSEFYGILIVGTMVLAFLLSNIVNISFPFNIMIGAAVMYLIQNVLFFVRRNKYQERLNEQLSEVCRLLANSLRAGLTLSQGISLVAKEMNYPAGDEFSRMARELQLGVSFDRALSDMEKRIPTREFRIFSATLLIQRRAGGNLSQVLQEMAETLEDRRIVNQEIKTMTAEQRYVSILVPIMPVALVLMMNMMNKGFIDPLFSGFGLFLLGLFVIGTLLSYILVKKVTNIKV, encoded by the coding sequence GTGACCATGCCCATTCTGTTTAGTCTCGCGGTGTTGTTTGGCATCTGGGGCATCTACGAGTATCTCGGTTATCGGGCCAAGAAGACCGAATGGAAAAAGAAAGCGGAAGAATGGTTCGAAGTGAAGGGAAAACGAAAAAGCGTCGTCATTGTTTGGGGAGATAAATTTGACCAGACGCCCTATGCCAAAGAAATCCAAAAAAAGCTGATTAAAGCGAACTTTCCGCTTGCTCCCTCGGAGTTTTACGGAATTTTGATCGTAGGTACCATGGTGCTCGCCTTCTTGCTCAGTAACATCGTGAATATTTCTTTTCCTTTTAACATCATGATCGGGGCAGCGGTGATGTATCTCATACAGAACGTGCTGTTCTTTGTCCGACGCAACAAGTACCAGGAGCGATTGAATGAACAGTTGTCTGAAGTGTGTCGCCTTTTGGCCAACTCGCTGCGTGCAGGTCTTACGCTCTCGCAGGGGATTTCACTGGTAGCCAAGGAGATGAATTATCCCGCTGGTGATGAGTTTAGTCGTATGGCGCGTGAGCTGCAGCTAGGCGTCAGCTTTGACCGGGCGCTCTCTGATATGGAAAAACGAATTCCGACGCGAGAATTCCGTATCTTTTCTGCTACCCTGCTGATTCAACGGCGCGCAGGGGGGAATTTGAGCCAGGTGCTGCAAGAAATGGCGGAGACATTGGAGGATCGCCGCATCGTGAATCAGGAAATCAAGACGATGACGGCAGAACAGCGATACGTCTCTATCTTGGTGCCAATCATGCCAGTTGCCCTGGTGCTGATGATGAACATGATGAACAAAGGCTTCATTGATCCGTTGTTTTCCGGATTTGGTCTTTTTCTTCTGGGGTTGTTTGTAATCGGAACACTCCTGTCCTATATCCTCGTAAAGAAAGTGACCAACATAAAGGTGTGA
- a CDS encoding vWA domain-containing protein produces MRLVKGIIAVILLLSLLTACSQEADTPQNTEGQNPSVPPSTETPPTQSQPPDQTGEPNAEMTREEKIKALEAMAQEGMPLKRETTEDFVNSPPGRFSGVSYDNNREEVLPELKKFPTVENPDEEMINKYYLALLGLFAQSYPDPQQIMDELKMASFGNPDIDDPRFKFKESYNVEIILDASGSMAAKANGKTRMDAAKEAIQAFAESLPEQANVALRVYGHKGSGKESDQALSCGSSELVYGMQPYNKEKLQQSLNQFQPTGYTPIAYSLQEAKKDLSKLPGDKNTNMIFLVSDGIETCDGDPVEAAKQLAQSEITPIINVIGFGVDGPGQQQLKEVAKAAGGRYVLIQDQKELQDEFNRGKEIANKWKEWKANASYEAVSTRSSRSIDISHFALKWSRIAKRENHDLTSVIMTMDANNMISDEFADHLRKLNDEQLEIAQKKADELEQFLDTLNEKSYKEAVDAINQKFAQNTKTN; encoded by the coding sequence ATGAGACTCGTGAAGGGAATAATTGCAGTGATCCTCCTGTTGAGCCTGTTAACGGCGTGTTCGCAGGAGGCAGATACACCTCAGAACACAGAGGGGCAAAATCCTTCTGTTCCACCAAGCACGGAAACACCGCCTACGCAAAGCCAACCGCCAGACCAAACAGGGGAACCAAATGCCGAGATGACGCGAGAAGAAAAGATAAAAGCGTTAGAGGCAATGGCACAGGAAGGAATGCCACTAAAGCGGGAAACGACAGAGGACTTCGTCAATTCGCCGCCAGGACGTTTTTCCGGGGTTTCGTATGACAACAACAGGGAAGAAGTATTGCCTGAACTTAAAAAGTTCCCTACTGTTGAAAACCCGGACGAAGAAATGATTAACAAATACTACCTTGCCTTGTTGGGGCTGTTTGCACAGAGCTACCCTGATCCGCAACAAATCATGGATGAACTGAAGATGGCCTCATTTGGGAATCCGGACATCGATGATCCGCGGTTCAAGTTTAAAGAAAGCTACAATGTGGAGATTATCCTGGATGCGAGTGGCAGCATGGCCGCAAAAGCGAACGGCAAGACGAGGATGGATGCTGCCAAAGAAGCAATTCAAGCCTTTGCTGAATCTTTGCCGGAACAGGCGAATGTCGCACTGCGCGTATACGGTCACAAGGGTAGCGGGAAAGAGTCGGATCAAGCACTATCTTGCGGCAGCAGTGAACTGGTGTACGGGATGCAGCCTTACAACAAAGAAAAGCTGCAGCAATCTTTAAATCAGTTCCAGCCTACCGGATACACTCCAATTGCCTACTCTTTGCAGGAAGCGAAAAAGGATTTAAGCAAATTACCGGGAGATAAGAATACCAATATGATCTTCCTCGTCAGTGACGGAATCGAAACGTGCGATGGTGACCCTGTCGAAGCTGCCAAACAGTTGGCCCAATCCGAGATTACGCCGATTATTAACGTGATTGGATTTGGTGTAGACGGTCCCGGGCAGCAGCAGTTGAAAGAAGTCGCAAAGGCAGCAGGAGGCCGCTATGTTCTGATTCAAGATCAGAAGGAGCTGCAGGACGAATTCAATCGCGGGAAAGAAATCGCGAACAAGTGGAAAGAGTGGAAAGCCAATGCATCCTACGAAGCCGTATCCACTCGTAGTTCTCGATCGATCGACATTAGTCACTTTGCTTTGAAATGGAGCCGTATCGCCAAACGGGAAAATCATGATCTAACATCTGTGATCATGACCATGGATGCAAACAACATGATTTCAGATGAGTTCGCCGATCATCTGCGGAAGTTGAACGATGAGCAGCTAGAAATCGCGCAGAAAAAGGCAGATGAACTGGAGCAATTCCTGGATACCTTGAACGAGAAGTCCTATAAGGAAGCCGTGGATGCGATCAACCAGAAGTTTGCACAAAACACGAAAACAAACTAG
- a CDS encoding SAF domain-containing protein, producing the protein MLESKRRAIIFLVLSFLLAALAGFLFLQKIKDLNAQLGEMVEIYEANADIPSRALIQPDQLTVREIPKKYADDSYVIDKASLKNQVTIVPLSKGDVITKNIMKPANVVRDQNNRLVTVFSSSNVVFDQELEALDRVDIIISHEVNGKPVTEVFMKDVPVAMVAKSENSFKGVALELPFEEAPKFIHQQHYAQMVRILKANVGKGDLGIPDPFVEPKPEQTKPPGKPAEAKPATPPVTPPAAGQPAVQTPPTVPAQPPTKPTSVPPQPTNQPPKTGG; encoded by the coding sequence ATGTTGGAATCAAAACGTAGGGCAATTATTTTTCTTGTATTATCGTTCCTACTTGCTGCACTTGCGGGCTTTCTGTTTCTGCAAAAAATCAAGGATTTGAATGCGCAACTGGGTGAAATGGTGGAAATATACGAAGCAAATGCAGATATTCCATCTCGGGCACTGATTCAACCCGACCAATTGACGGTAAGGGAAATCCCCAAAAAGTACGCGGATGATTCGTACGTTATCGATAAAGCCAGTTTGAAAAATCAAGTTACGATCGTTCCCTTGTCAAAGGGAGACGTCATCACCAAAAACATCATGAAGCCAGCCAATGTTGTGCGGGACCAGAACAACAGGCTCGTAACGGTGTTTTCATCGAGCAATGTCGTCTTTGACCAGGAGCTGGAGGCGTTAGATCGGGTGGACATCATCATCTCGCATGAGGTGAACGGGAAGCCGGTGACGGAAGTGTTCATGAAAGACGTGCCAGTCGCGATGGTGGCCAAATCGGAGAACAGCTTCAAGGGGGTAGCTCTTGAGCTGCCGTTTGAGGAAGCGCCGAAATTCATTCACCAGCAGCATTATGCCCAGATGGTTCGCATTTTAAAAGCGAATGTGGGCAAAGGAGACTTGGGTATTCCCGATCCGTTTGTGGAGCCCAAGCCGGAACAAACAAAACCGCCTGGCAAACCTGCTGAAGCGAAGCCTGCGACACCGCCTGTCACACCACCAGCAGCAGGGCAGCCGGCAGTACAGACACCACCGACGGTTCCGGCCCAGCCTCCAACGAAACCAACTTCGGTACCACCGCAGCCAACTAATCAACCACCGAAAACCGGAGGGTAA
- a CDS encoding type II secretion system F family protein, giving the protein MDALIITCVFLFLLLFAICLKEWYRYSIEKQKLLAHVHEMSGNKNYGVRKQETSSERLVKRLLRYGDDYAVMGQRINFFSESHEVEDWLLKAGRPLDLTVAQFQGVKIFMALLGIIAGTLFFILRFPFSHLGLIAWPLIGYFLPILLLKKKARDRQHQLRYDLPEFLDTVSVTLQAGVSLDQALREVIKFFEGPIREEFSRFNQELDLGVQREKAYEQLLRRNDNPEFQMLIKALIQGMRLGVPIAVTFKAQAENMRRIRKELIKEKAAKASPKVTLITTFIVTPTAIILIGGLMVLNILQNFSLFSDIMP; this is encoded by the coding sequence ATGGATGCTCTCATAATTACATGCGTGTTCTTGTTTCTATTGCTGTTTGCCATCTGTTTGAAGGAGTGGTATCGGTACTCCATCGAGAAGCAAAAACTGCTCGCACATGTCCATGAGATGAGCGGGAACAAAAACTACGGCGTGCGCAAGCAGGAAACCTCATCCGAGCGCCTGGTCAAACGATTGCTTCGGTACGGAGACGACTATGCTGTCATGGGGCAGCGCATCAACTTTTTCAGTGAGTCGCATGAGGTTGAGGATTGGTTGCTAAAGGCTGGGCGACCGCTAGATTTGACCGTGGCCCAATTCCAAGGGGTCAAAATTTTCATGGCTCTGCTCGGGATCATTGCCGGCACACTGTTTTTCATTCTTCGCTTTCCCTTCTCGCATCTAGGGTTGATCGCTTGGCCGTTGATTGGCTATTTTTTACCCATCCTTCTGTTGAAGAAAAAAGCGCGCGATCGTCAACATCAGCTTCGCTATGACCTGCCTGAATTTCTCGACACCGTAAGCGTGACTCTTCAGGCGGGGGTGAGTCTCGATCAGGCTTTGCGCGAAGTCATCAAGTTTTTTGAAGGGCCGATTCGGGAAGAGTTTTCCCGATTCAATCAAGAGCTGGATCTCGGTGTGCAGAGGGAAAAGGCGTATGAACAATTGCTGCGAAGAAACGACAACCCGGAGTTTCAAATGCTGATCAAAGCGCTCATTCAGGGAATGCGCCTAGGGGTGCCCATTGCCGTCACGTTCAAGGCACAGGCGGAAAACATGCGGAGAATCCGCAAAGAGCTGATCAAGGAAAAGGCGGCCAAGGCGTCGCCAAAAGTAACCCTGATCACCACGTTTATCGTGACTCCTACAGCGATTATCCTGATTGGCGGTTTGATGGTATTGAATATTTTGCAGAACTTCAGCTTATTTTCCGACATCATGCCATGA
- a CDS encoding CpaF family protein, with amino-acid sequence MALFRRKQEQTAPGDEAKQTTLAATLAAPSFNPYIDELAEHYKTRLLRETNLERLTSLRSDEMRLAIERLVSQYMSEEKVVIPRNEKDILLTRLINESVGLGPLEPLLADPEITEISINGHNLVYIEKRGRLELTDLKFRDEEHLRHIVDRIVAPLGRRIDESSPMVDARLKDGSRVNAVIPPISLNGTLVSIRKFRKEPFLMDDLMQFGSFSQAMSQFIQAVVEAKMNVLISGGTGSGKTTLLNATAKAIPHYERVITIEDSAELKLTHPNCIGMEARPPNMEGTGEVTIRQLVRNSLRMRPDRIIVGEVRGAEAFDMLQAMNTGHEGSLTTVHANSPQDAFNRLEGMVVMAGMDLPSTIVREYIVSALDIIVQVTRLSDGTRKIVSISEVAKTEDKRVEVNEIFRFQRKGIGAKGEVLGYFTATGVIPRCLERLQVFGINLDESIFRAEGGKQRDHAHSV; translated from the coding sequence ATGGCTTTATTCCGACGAAAGCAAGAGCAGACAGCGCCAGGGGATGAGGCAAAGCAGACGACACTCGCTGCCACATTAGCAGCTCCTTCCTTCAATCCGTACATCGACGAGCTGGCTGAGCACTACAAGACCCGACTCTTGCGGGAGACCAATCTGGAGAGACTGACCAGCCTTCGTTCAGATGAGATGCGTCTCGCAATCGAACGTCTCGTCTCCCAATACATGTCGGAAGAAAAAGTAGTCATTCCGCGAAATGAAAAGGATATCCTGCTTACTCGTTTGATCAATGAATCGGTGGGGCTTGGTCCACTTGAACCGCTGCTCGCCGATCCGGAAATCACGGAGATCTCGATTAACGGACACAACCTGGTATACATCGAGAAACGAGGAAGGCTGGAATTAACCGATTTAAAATTTCGCGACGAGGAACACTTGCGGCATATCGTGGACCGGATTGTGGCACCGCTTGGACGACGAATCGATGAAAGCTCGCCGATGGTCGACGCCCGGCTGAAGGATGGAAGCCGCGTGAATGCCGTCATCCCTCCGATCAGTCTCAATGGCACACTTGTTTCGATCCGTAAATTCCGCAAAGAGCCTTTCTTGATGGATGATCTGATGCAATTTGGTTCATTCAGTCAAGCGATGTCTCAGTTCATTCAAGCCGTGGTGGAAGCAAAAATGAACGTGCTGATCTCTGGCGGTACGGGTAGTGGTAAGACGACGCTGCTGAATGCGACAGCAAAAGCTATTCCGCACTATGAACGTGTCATTACCATTGAGGATTCGGCCGAGTTGAAGCTGACTCACCCCAACTGTATCGGGATGGAGGCACGCCCGCCCAATATGGAGGGAACAGGGGAAGTCACGATCCGTCAGCTCGTGCGAAACTCCCTGCGGATGAGACCAGACCGCATCATCGTCGGGGAGGTACGGGGTGCAGAGGCATTCGACATGCTGCAGGCCATGAATACCGGGCATGAAGGATCCCTGACTACTGTCCACGCCAACTCACCACAGGATGCCTTTAACCGTTTGGAAGGGATGGTCGTTATGGCCGGGATGGATTTGCCCTCCACGATTGTCCGTGAATATATCGTCAGTGCGCTGGATATCATCGTCCAGGTCACACGCCTGTCAGACGGAACACGTAAAATCGTTTCGATTTCGGAAGTAGCGAAAACGGAAGACAAACGAGTGGAGGTCAACGAGATTTTTCGTTTCCAGCGGAAGGGGATTGGCGCGAAAGGAGAAGTCCTTGGCTACTTTACGGCAACCGGGGTAATCCCGCGGTGCTTGGAGAGGCTCCAAGTTTTTGGAATCAATCTGGATGAATCCATATTCAGGGCGGAAGGAGGGAAGCAACGTGACCATGCCCATTCTGTTTAG